The following are encoded together in the Tribolium castaneum strain GA2 chromosome 3, icTriCast1.1, whole genome shotgun sequence genome:
- the Hasp gene encoding sushi, von Willebrand factor type A, EGF and pentraxin domain-containing protein 1 isoform X6 produces the protein MHKVWSWLILGIAVSQVLSLRLERSPSPSTTPTPDDDDDEWDDDDSSEIEDDGKIYKNPRNSPSTLCPRDDAQATQLGHRCLRKCSSDEDCKSKKKKCLCDGACGMSCIKPDRECPEPKQIPFGSVSYTERVFGSKATYSCQHGYHVVGLQSRTCQADGKWAGSAPVCKQNIYCLSPPTIDHARHNALPEQTTFDLDSTLQYYCHTGYVTNGFPRAKCLAIDGQASWYGPDISCEPNSCGAPTDISHGWHAGECYTYGCRITYHCAEGYELVGKNERFCQADGTWTPKELPTCVLVTAVQCSPPENPRHGKAIYTSCSYNSVVSYECKYGYTLQGESSRRCGADRKWSGAQPICKEINCGHPGRLWNGWLENIEGGTGLGASIIFRCHEGMLLVGNTSTVCQSDGKWRYPLPKCLAPCVVPHVSQGRVILVSKNDTAPTSTVVQHGEALEVNCEYQYEFLASTSAVTCNNGTWTHIPKCEPARCKHLPKPPKNGMVIAPKMNHNMKARFKCKDGFQIKGHPLIECSFGNWTGEIPKCEEVYCPYPGSVSNGKILLVGNMGLYDYRPYVRKVTNNKQIMYDCDKGYVLAEGPPGATCIGGIWSPSQLPKCILGQHPRLRWNRRRRSIVMEKYKRAFIRQNKLIYQNREKRHVHNYLNYLKEQHREGAKMRLKRALKGGSSSRAFGTSHKSSNSQLSLRRGNKKNYNYYEEEKQEEIKKPKHKSRGPCEPLSSEPYVNIEIVKHGRDHNVSFSSGTIVKMACGKGYGLNMPENKTAKCVRGRWRPTKPTCSILPCFVPSIENGVFKLSKAELPSNITFDLDEPLNETVEIGNGQVVEFSCLEGYNIQGPSNLRCWHGDWTVTGLPECTASPCQLPQITNGQYLMGYRAGLTIANGSSVTFQCDSDYSKSTAQPIQCILGELYPKSPSCRPEAGVDLNSKVIDSPHFIGGADIIKGGDITVLQYGSPSKACGPPAKVQGSLVYKNGEPIVDDENNFPDGTEVTFNCIETIMGEKTTWKIVCEDGSWIGRSLNCDTEELLASQIVYNNNTCIFRNQEPNVISFYNDQQIREEVVEFPAGAVLVSRCVDIGKYAMTGSNTRRCMGGDWDGTKPACFGLNQENDYSMEKPPTILFRHQLGPIAQSNDGKLIVYPGTILHMECLWIRRFGNPKWTVSHDYRKYPEGWTTDPGRDSQLEYRLSIFHASKDDSGLFTCVTPARYTHSVEIEVKAVHCPIVPQRRGLTVNTQSTKMNTRLKFSCINGNALIGASEITCLPSGNWSAPFPVCEIQCDNPGSPENGYMQGSGPFKAGDVVQFNCNPDFMMEGQPIIACQDNSRWSGKLPKCVQACSYPGTTISGKMSSVKFYYKIGENITFTCDEGLTLKGAAMLKCLKNGKWSNAIPTCVTENNTPEND, from the exons ATGCACAAAGTGTGGAGTTGGTTGATTCTTGGCATCGCCGTGAGCCAAG TTCTGTCGCTGCGACTGGAGCGTTCACCCTCCCCTAGCACAACCCCAACCCCCGACGACGACGATGACGAATGGGACGACGATGATTCGTCCGAAATCGAAGATGACGGcaagatttataaaaatccAAGGAACTCGCCCTCGACGCTGTGCCCCCGGGACGACGCCCAAGCCACACAACTG ggaCACAGATGTCTGCGAAAGTGCTCGTCGGACGAAGACTGCAAGAGCAAGAAGAAGAAGTGCCTTTGTGACGGCGCCTGCGGCATGTCCTGCATTAAACCGG ATAGGGAATGTCCAGAACCGAAACAGATCCCTTTCGGGAGTGTAAGCTACACTGAAAGAGTCTTCGGTTCAAAAGCGACCTATTCGTGTCAACATGGTTATCATGTTGTGGGATTACAGAGTCGAACGTGTCAAGCCGATGGAAAGTGGGCCGGATCGGCGCCAGTTTGCAAGCAGAACA TTTACTGTTTGTCGCCTCCCACAATCGACCACGCTCGTCACAATGCCCTTCCGGAACAAACCACTTTTGATCTGGACTCCACTCTTCAATACTATTGTCACACCGGTTACGTGACCAATGGGTTTCCCCGAGCCAAGTGTCTGGCTATCGACGGGCAAGCCTCATGGTATGGCCCAGACATCTCATGCGAAC CGAACTCCTGCGGCGCCCCCACGGACATATCTCACGGCTGGCACGCAGGAGAATGTTACACGTACGGCTGTCGAATAACTTACCACTGCGCCGAAGGTTACGAGCTAGTTGGAAAAAATGAGCGTTTCTGCCAAGCTGACGGCACCTGGACGCCCAAGGAATTGCCAACTTGTGTTC TTGTTACAGCGGTGCAGTGCAGCCCCCCGGAAAATCCGCGGCATGGGAAAGCGATTTACACGTCTTGTAGTTACAACTCGGTTGTTAGCTACGAGTGCAAGTATGGGTATACTCTCCAGGGGGAGAGCAGCAGGAGATGTGGGGCGGATAGGAAGTGGTCGGGGGCTCAGCCCATTTGTAAAG AGATAAACTGTGGCCACCCTGGACGCCTGTGGAACGGCTGGCTGGAAAATATCGAAGGTGGCACCGGCCTGGGTGCTTCCATAATTTTCCGATGCCATGAAGGAATGTTACTTGTGGGCAACACATCAACGGTGTGCCAAAGCGACGGAAAATGGCGATACCCCCTCCCAAAATGTTTAG CTCCGTGTGTGGTACCACACGTGTCCCAGGGACGAGTTATACTAGTCTCGAAAAACGACACTGCACCTACATCAACAGTGGTCCAACATGGGGAAGCTCTGGAGGTGAATTGTGAGTACCAGTATGAGTTTTTGGCCAGTACTTCGGCAGTAACGTGCAATAATGGTACTTGGACACATATTCCCAAATGTGAACCGGCTAG GTGTAAGCATTTGCCAAAACCGCCCAAAAACGGAATGGTCATTGCCCCAAAAATGAACCACAACATGAAGGCGAGGTTCAAGTGCAAGGACGGGTTCCAGATCAAGGGACATCCCCTAATTGAGTGCTCGTTTGGCAACTGGACCGGGGAAATACCCAAATGTGAAGAAG TTTATTGCCCATATCCTGGGTCCGTCTCCAATGGTAAAATTCTCCTCGTGGGTAATATGGGGCTTTATGATTACCGGCCATACGTCCGTAAAGTCACAAACAACAAACAGATTATGTACGATTGTGACAAAGGCTACGTCCTGGCCGAAGGCCCTCCAGGTGCCACGTGTATTGGAGGCATCTGGAGCCCCTCACAACTCCCAAA GTGTATTCTTGGCCAACACCCCCGATTGCGTTGGAACCGCCGCAGAAGATCCATCGTGATGGAAAAGTACAAACGCGCTTTCATTCGCCAAAACAAGCTCATTTACCAAAACCGTGAAAAACGCCACGTTCACaactatttaaattatttgaaagagCAGCATAGAGAAGGGGCAAAAATGCGCCTGAAACGTGCCCTTAAGGGTGGAAGCAGTAGCCGGGCTTTTGGAACGTCGCACAAAAGCTCCAACTCGCAGTTGAGTTTACGCAGAGgcaataagaaaaattacaattactaCGAAGAAGAGAAACAGGAAGAGATCAAGAAACCCAAACACAAGTCACGCGGGCCGTGTGAACCCCTCTCCAGTGAACCATACGTCAATATCGAGATTGTCAAACATGGGAGAGATCATAATGTGTCGTTTAGTTCCGGAACTATTGTTAAGATGGCTTGCGGGAAAGGCTACGGGCTGAATATGCCCGAAAATAAAACGGCAAAGTGTGTTAGGGGACGCTGGAGGCCAACGAAACCGACCTGCTCTATTT TGCCTTGTTTTGTCCCAAGTATCGAAAACGGGGTCTTCAAGCTGTCCAAAGCCGAGCTTCCATCGAACATCACATTTGATTTGGACGAGCCCTTGAACGAAACTGTGGAAATCGGGAATGGTCAAGTGGTTGAGTTTAGTTGCCTGGAAGGTTACAACATCCAAGGACCCAGTAATCTGAGGTGTTGGCACGGGGACTGGACCGTGACCGGTCTTCCCGAATGTACAGCCTCACCTTGCCAGTTGCCCCAAATCACCAATGGGCAGTATTTGATGGGTTATAGGGCCGGTCTGACCATTGCTAACGGTTCCAGCGTTACGTTTCAGTGTGACAGTGATTACAGCAAATCGACGGCACAGCCGATTCAGTGCATTTTGGGCGAATTGTACCCCAAAAGTCCCTCGTGCCGGCCAGAGGCCGGAGTTGATCTCAATAGCAAAGTTATCGACTCGCCTCATTTCATCGGAGGTGCTGATATCATCAAAGGTGGTGATATTACAGTTTTACAGTACGGTTCCCCGTCTAAAGCGTGTGGACCACCGGCTAA AGTTCAAGGTTCTCTAGTTTACAAAAATGGAGAACCGATTGTGGACGACGAAAACAATTTTCCTGATGGTACCGAGGTTACGTTCAATTGTATTGAGACCATAATGGGGGAGAAAACCACGTGGAAAATTGTGTGTGAGGATGGCAGTTGGATTGGCCGATCTCTCAACTGCG ACACTGAAGAGTTACTAGCCTCCCAAATCGTTTACAACAACAACACTTGCATTTTTCGCAATCAAGAACCAAACGTAATCTCGTTTTACAACGACCAACAAATCCGCGAGGAAGTTGTGGAGTTTCCAGCTGGGGCTGTTCTGGTCAGTCGATGTGTGGATATAGGGAAGTATGCAATGACAGGATCCAACACGAGGAGATGTATGGGAGGGGATTGGGATGGCACTAAGCCTGCCTGTTTTGGATTGAACCAGGAGAATGACTACTCTATGGAGAAGCCTCCCACAATTTTGTTCAGGCACCAGTTAGGGCCCATTGCTCAGTCGAACGATGGGAAGTTGATTGTGTATCCAGGGACCATTTTACACATGGAATGTCTCTGGATCAGGAGGTTTGGGAATCCGAAGTGGACCGTTAGCCACGATTATAg aaaatatcCCGAAGGCTGGACCACTGATCCAGGCCGCGACTCCCAACTAGAGTACCGCCTGTCCATCTTCCACGcatctaaagacgactctggcCTGTTCACCTGCGTCACCCCAGCCCGATACACCCATTCTGTGGAAATCGAAGTCAAAG CTGTCCACTGCCCCATCGTCCCACAACGCCGCGGCCTCACCGTCAACACCCAAAGCACCAAAATGAACACCCGCTTGAAGTTCTCCTGCATCAACGGCAACGCTCTGATCGGCGCCTCCGAAATCACCTGTCTTCCTTCGGGCAACTGGAGCGCCCCATTCCCGGTGTGTGAAA TTCAGTGCGACAATCCCGGGAGTCCTGAGAATGGATACATGCAAGGGAGTGGGCCTTTTAAGGCGGGGGATGTGGTCCAGTTTAACTGCAATCCTGATTTTATGATGGAAGGACAGCCTATTATAGCCTGCCAGGATAACTCGAGATGGTCGGGGAAATTGCCTAAAT GTGTACAAGCTTGTTCCTATCCAGGGACGACCATCAGTGGGAAGATGTCCTCAGTCAAGTTCTACTACAAAATAGGGGAGAATATAACCTTCACGTGTGACGAAGGACTGACTTTGAAGGGAGCGGCGATGTTAAAATGTCTAAAGAATGGGAAATGGTCCAATGCTATTCCCACATGTGTCACGGAAAATAACACACCCGAAAATGACTGA
- the Hasp gene encoding complement factor H isoform X2 has translation MHKVWSWLILGIAVSQVLSLRLERSPSPSTTPTPDDDDDEWDDDDSSEIEDDGKIYKNPRNSPSTLCPRDDAQATQLGHRCLRKCSSDEDCKSKKKKCLCDGACGMSCIKPDRECPEPKQIPFGSVSYTERVFGSKATYSCQHGYHVVGLQSRTCQADGKWAGSAPVCKQNIYCLSPPTIDHARHNALPEQTTFDLDSTLQYYCHTGYVTNGFPRAKCLAIDGQASWYGPDISCEPNSCGAPTDISHGWHAGECYTYGCRITYHCAEGYELVGKNERFCQADGTWTPKELPTCVLVTAVQCSPPENPRHGKAIYTSCSYNSVVSYECKYGYTLQGESSRRCGADRKWSGAQPICKEINCGHPGRLWNGWLENIEGGTGLGASIIFRCHEGMLLVGNTSTVCQSDGKWRYPLPKCLAPCVVPHVSQGRVILVSKNDTAPTSTVVQHGEALEVNCEYQYEFLASTSAVTCNNGTWTHIPKCEPARCKHLPKPPKNGMVIAPKMNHNMKARFKCKDGFQIKGHPLIECSFGNWTGEIPKCEEVYCPYPGSVSNGKILLVGNMGLYDYRPYVRKVTNNKQIMYDCDKGYVLAEGPPGATCIGGIWSPSQLPKCILGQHPRLRWNRRRRSIVMEKYKRAFIRQNKLIYQNREKRHVHNYLNYLKEQHREGAKMRLKRALKGGSSSRAFGTSHKSSNSQLSLRRGNKKNYNYYEEEKQEEIKKPKHKSRGPCEPLSSEPYVNIEIVKHGRDHNVSFSSGTIVKMACGKGYGLNMPENKTAKCVRGRWRPTKPTCSILPCFVPSIENGVFKLSKAELPSNITFDLDEPLNETVEIGNGQVVEFSCLEGYNIQGPSNLRCWHGDWTVTGLPECTASPCQLPQITNGQYLMGYRAGLTIANGSSVTFQCDSDYSKSTAQPIQCILGELYPKSPSCRPEAGVDLNSKVIDSPHFIGGADIIKGGDITVLQYGSPSKACGPPAKVQGSLVYKNGEPIVDDENNFPDGTEVTFNCIETIMGEKTTWKIVCEDGSWIGRSLNCDTEELLASQIVYNNNTCIFRNQEPNVISFYNDQQIREEVVEFPAGAVLVSRCVDIGKYAMTGSNTRRCMGGDWDGTKPACFGLNQENDYSMEKPPTILFRHQLGPIAQSNDGKLIVYPGTILHMECLWIRRFGNPKWTVSHDYRKYPEGWTTDPGRDSQLEYRLSIFHASKDDSGLFTCVTPARYTHSVEIEVKAVHCPIVPQRRGLTVNTQSTKMNTRLKFSCINGNALIGASEITCLPSGNWSAPFPVCESIECGEVGGVLPSRLRVLVVSREVGGRAVFSCEPGFGLRGPQETVCQPNGDWATPFPTCEVQCDNPGSPENGYMQGSGPFKAGDVVQFNCNPDFMMEGQPIIACQDNSRWSGKLPKCVQACSYPGTTISGKMSSVKFYYKIGENITFTCDEGLTLKGAAMLKCLKNGKWSNAIPTCVTENNTPEND, from the exons ATGCACAAAGTGTGGAGTTGGTTGATTCTTGGCATCGCCGTGAGCCAAG TTCTGTCGCTGCGACTGGAGCGTTCACCCTCCCCTAGCACAACCCCAACCCCCGACGACGACGATGACGAATGGGACGACGATGATTCGTCCGAAATCGAAGATGACGGcaagatttataaaaatccAAGGAACTCGCCCTCGACGCTGTGCCCCCGGGACGACGCCCAAGCCACACAACTG ggaCACAGATGTCTGCGAAAGTGCTCGTCGGACGAAGACTGCAAGAGCAAGAAGAAGAAGTGCCTTTGTGACGGCGCCTGCGGCATGTCCTGCATTAAACCGG ATAGGGAATGTCCAGAACCGAAACAGATCCCTTTCGGGAGTGTAAGCTACACTGAAAGAGTCTTCGGTTCAAAAGCGACCTATTCGTGTCAACATGGTTATCATGTTGTGGGATTACAGAGTCGAACGTGTCAAGCCGATGGAAAGTGGGCCGGATCGGCGCCAGTTTGCAAGCAGAACA TTTACTGTTTGTCGCCTCCCACAATCGACCACGCTCGTCACAATGCCCTTCCGGAACAAACCACTTTTGATCTGGACTCCACTCTTCAATACTATTGTCACACCGGTTACGTGACCAATGGGTTTCCCCGAGCCAAGTGTCTGGCTATCGACGGGCAAGCCTCATGGTATGGCCCAGACATCTCATGCGAAC CGAACTCCTGCGGCGCCCCCACGGACATATCTCACGGCTGGCACGCAGGAGAATGTTACACGTACGGCTGTCGAATAACTTACCACTGCGCCGAAGGTTACGAGCTAGTTGGAAAAAATGAGCGTTTCTGCCAAGCTGACGGCACCTGGACGCCCAAGGAATTGCCAACTTGTGTTC TTGTTACAGCGGTGCAGTGCAGCCCCCCGGAAAATCCGCGGCATGGGAAAGCGATTTACACGTCTTGTAGTTACAACTCGGTTGTTAGCTACGAGTGCAAGTATGGGTATACTCTCCAGGGGGAGAGCAGCAGGAGATGTGGGGCGGATAGGAAGTGGTCGGGGGCTCAGCCCATTTGTAAAG AGATAAACTGTGGCCACCCTGGACGCCTGTGGAACGGCTGGCTGGAAAATATCGAAGGTGGCACCGGCCTGGGTGCTTCCATAATTTTCCGATGCCATGAAGGAATGTTACTTGTGGGCAACACATCAACGGTGTGCCAAAGCGACGGAAAATGGCGATACCCCCTCCCAAAATGTTTAG CTCCGTGTGTGGTACCACACGTGTCCCAGGGACGAGTTATACTAGTCTCGAAAAACGACACTGCACCTACATCAACAGTGGTCCAACATGGGGAAGCTCTGGAGGTGAATTGTGAGTACCAGTATGAGTTTTTGGCCAGTACTTCGGCAGTAACGTGCAATAATGGTACTTGGACACATATTCCCAAATGTGAACCGGCTAG GTGTAAGCATTTGCCAAAACCGCCCAAAAACGGAATGGTCATTGCCCCAAAAATGAACCACAACATGAAGGCGAGGTTCAAGTGCAAGGACGGGTTCCAGATCAAGGGACATCCCCTAATTGAGTGCTCGTTTGGCAACTGGACCGGGGAAATACCCAAATGTGAAGAAG TTTATTGCCCATATCCTGGGTCCGTCTCCAATGGTAAAATTCTCCTCGTGGGTAATATGGGGCTTTATGATTACCGGCCATACGTCCGTAAAGTCACAAACAACAAACAGATTATGTACGATTGTGACAAAGGCTACGTCCTGGCCGAAGGCCCTCCAGGTGCCACGTGTATTGGAGGCATCTGGAGCCCCTCACAACTCCCAAA GTGTATTCTTGGCCAACACCCCCGATTGCGTTGGAACCGCCGCAGAAGATCCATCGTGATGGAAAAGTACAAACGCGCTTTCATTCGCCAAAACAAGCTCATTTACCAAAACCGTGAAAAACGCCACGTTCACaactatttaaattatttgaaagagCAGCATAGAGAAGGGGCAAAAATGCGCCTGAAACGTGCCCTTAAGGGTGGAAGCAGTAGCCGGGCTTTTGGAACGTCGCACAAAAGCTCCAACTCGCAGTTGAGTTTACGCAGAGgcaataagaaaaattacaattactaCGAAGAAGAGAAACAGGAAGAGATCAAGAAACCCAAACACAAGTCACGCGGGCCGTGTGAACCCCTCTCCAGTGAACCATACGTCAATATCGAGATTGTCAAACATGGGAGAGATCATAATGTGTCGTTTAGTTCCGGAACTATTGTTAAGATGGCTTGCGGGAAAGGCTACGGGCTGAATATGCCCGAAAATAAAACGGCAAAGTGTGTTAGGGGACGCTGGAGGCCAACGAAACCGACCTGCTCTATTT TGCCTTGTTTTGTCCCAAGTATCGAAAACGGGGTCTTCAAGCTGTCCAAAGCCGAGCTTCCATCGAACATCACATTTGATTTGGACGAGCCCTTGAACGAAACTGTGGAAATCGGGAATGGTCAAGTGGTTGAGTTTAGTTGCCTGGAAGGTTACAACATCCAAGGACCCAGTAATCTGAGGTGTTGGCACGGGGACTGGACCGTGACCGGTCTTCCCGAATGTACAGCCTCACCTTGCCAGTTGCCCCAAATCACCAATGGGCAGTATTTGATGGGTTATAGGGCCGGTCTGACCATTGCTAACGGTTCCAGCGTTACGTTTCAGTGTGACAGTGATTACAGCAAATCGACGGCACAGCCGATTCAGTGCATTTTGGGCGAATTGTACCCCAAAAGTCCCTCGTGCCGGCCAGAGGCCGGAGTTGATCTCAATAGCAAAGTTATCGACTCGCCTCATTTCATCGGAGGTGCTGATATCATCAAAGGTGGTGATATTACAGTTTTACAGTACGGTTCCCCGTCTAAAGCGTGTGGACCACCGGCTAA AGTTCAAGGTTCTCTAGTTTACAAAAATGGAGAACCGATTGTGGACGACGAAAACAATTTTCCTGATGGTACCGAGGTTACGTTCAATTGTATTGAGACCATAATGGGGGAGAAAACCACGTGGAAAATTGTGTGTGAGGATGGCAGTTGGATTGGCCGATCTCTCAACTGCG ACACTGAAGAGTTACTAGCCTCCCAAATCGTTTACAACAACAACACTTGCATTTTTCGCAATCAAGAACCAAACGTAATCTCGTTTTACAACGACCAACAAATCCGCGAGGAAGTTGTGGAGTTTCCAGCTGGGGCTGTTCTGGTCAGTCGATGTGTGGATATAGGGAAGTATGCAATGACAGGATCCAACACGAGGAGATGTATGGGAGGGGATTGGGATGGCACTAAGCCTGCCTGTTTTGGATTGAACCAGGAGAATGACTACTCTATGGAGAAGCCTCCCACAATTTTGTTCAGGCACCAGTTAGGGCCCATTGCTCAGTCGAACGATGGGAAGTTGATTGTGTATCCAGGGACCATTTTACACATGGAATGTCTCTGGATCAGGAGGTTTGGGAATCCGAAGTGGACCGTTAGCCACGATTATAg aaaatatcCCGAAGGCTGGACCACTGATCCAGGCCGCGACTCCCAACTAGAGTACCGCCTGTCCATCTTCCACGcatctaaagacgactctggcCTGTTCACCTGCGTCACCCCAGCCCGATACACCCATTCTGTGGAAATCGAAGTCAAAG CTGTCCACTGCCCCATCGTCCCACAACGCCGCGGCCTCACCGTCAACACCCAAAGCACCAAAATGAACACCCGCTTGAAGTTCTCCTGCATCAACGGCAACGCTCTGATCGGCGCCTCCGAAATCACCTGTCTTCCTTCGGGCAACTGGAGCGCCCCATTCCCGGTGTGTGAAA GTATCGAGTGCGGGGAGGTGGGAGGTGTGTTGCCTTCTCGCCTTCGTGTTCTGGTCGTTTCTAGAGAGGTCGGGGGCCGTGCTGTCTTTAGCTGCGAGCCCGGGTTTGGGCTCAGAGGCCCCCAGGAGACCGTGTGCCAGCCAAACGGAGACTGGGCCACTCCGTTCCCTACGTGCGAAG TTCAGTGCGACAATCCCGGGAGTCCTGAGAATGGATACATGCAAGGGAGTGGGCCTTTTAAGGCGGGGGATGTGGTCCAGTTTAACTGCAATCCTGATTTTATGATGGAAGGACAGCCTATTATAGCCTGCCAGGATAACTCGAGATGGTCGGGGAAATTGCCTAAAT GTGTACAAGCTTGTTCCTATCCAGGGACGACCATCAGTGGGAAGATGTCCTCAGTCAAGTTCTACTACAAAATAGGGGAGAATATAACCTTCACGTGTGACGAAGGACTGACTTTGAAGGGAGCGGCGATGTTAAAATGTCTAAAGAATGGGAAATGGTCCAATGCTATTCCCACATGTGTCACGGAAAATAACACACCCGAAAATGACTGA